TTCTCATCCGTGAAGTGGGTTTCCGGGTGAATCAGCGCAATCGTTCCGATTCCCGACTGGTGGCGCCACGTCTGCTCCATGAAGCAGCGGTACAGGTCGGGCTGCAGACCCTTCAAATGCGGGTACTCGAGCGGTGAACCGACGAAGGCGGCGGTGCAGGCGACGTCCGTCGTTCCGTTGACCACCAGCTGCTCGATACCAGGGAGCGCCAACGTCTGCTCACGCTTCTCGGACACCTGGGCCTGGGTGGGCTTGACCGCCAATTGCCACCACGGGTCACCCTCTGCCAGGAGCGCGTCCACGTCCGAGCGCGGACGGACCCACGGCGGATTTCCGACCTGCAGGTCGAACCCGCCGCCGTGGAACACCGGTGCGAAGTCCAACTCCCAGTGGAAGAAGCCATGCTGCTCTGCGATGCGCTCGCAGACGACGAGCCACGGGTGATCTGCCAGGACCTTCTCGATCGGGCGGGCCTGGGCGAAGTCGAGGTCCAGCTCCTCGACCTGCCCGAGCGACGACCAGTCGCCACCGGTCTCGAGACCGAGTTGCCCCTCACCCGGGGCGCGCTTGCCCCTCGCGCTGGAGGGCGGAGTCGTACCGACGATCGCGACCAGAGCGTCGAGCCACTGGTCGAAGGTCGGCGGATCCACTCGTCGAAGCTCGCCGGCGAGCTCGACGGTGGTCAACTCGTCGGTGAGCGGCCAGAACCACAGCGCGTTCCAGGCGTCCATCACACGGCGCAGGCGCCGATAGGCACCGTCGGCGTCGGCGAGCTTCCGCTCGATCTCCTCACGAGTCACCGCACCGGTCGTCGCCTCGGCCTCCCACCCCCAGACGTCGATCGATCGGCGCACTTCACGCTCGGCGATCCGCAAACGCTCCAGCGCGATCTCCCAGAGCGTCTCCACCCGGCGCGCGACGTCCAGGAGTGCGGTCACTTCCTTCTTCGTCGGCTTGCGGAACACCGACTTGCGCCACGCCTTGAGCTCGGCGAGTGCATCGGGGGTGAGGGACTTCGCCTCCTTGGCCTCGACGGCCGAACCCCACCCCTCGGCGGGCAGGAGGAAGTGGTGGACCGATCCGGAGGTGATGTCCGAGAACGAGACGTCGCGAGGAACGTCCTTCAGCCAGGTCTTCTTCTCGACCTGACCGACGGAGTACACCGCGCGCCGCGCCCCGATGAGCGAGTTCCCGCGCCGCAGATGCAGGCCGAACCACGGCGCCTCGAGCCCTTCGACCATGGTGTCGAGCCACAGCGAGATCTCGGCGAGCTCGACGGCCGTGGAGTTGAGGTCGACGCCGTACACGTTGTGCAGCGCGATGTACGCCTTCACCCGCTGCAACTCCCGCGGATAGTCGTCCGGATCGATCCGTTCGCCGAGCTCCTCCTGACGTCGCGTCAGGTAGTGCTCGGCCAGCTGCCGAACCGCCTCGATCGCGAAGGCGCCCGAACCGAGAGCCGGCTCGCAGACGGTCAGACCGAGGATCTCTTCGGCGGTGGTTCGGTGCCCGCCCTGATCGAGCAGTTCCTCGAGAGCCTGCGAGACGGTGAACCGGGTCAACACCTCCGGCGTGTAGTACGACGCGGACTGCTGCCGTTCCCGCCCCGCCAGCCGGTAGACGAAGGTCCCTGCCCGGTGGAGCACCCGCTTCGTCTCACCCGTGTACTCGTCGGTGGTCATCACGAAGTCGGCTGCCGCGATGTCATCGGCTCGATGGACCGGTACGACCCACGAACCCTTGGAGGCGTCGCCGCCCTTGGCGACCTCGTAGAGGTCGGTCTCGGCGAAGAAGCCCGTGTAGGACATCAGGCCCTCATAGACCGCGCCCAGTTGGTTGATACCGAGCTCGGCGTAGGAGATGAACCCGCGATCGCGACCCTTGCTCTCCTTGCTCAGGAGCAGATGCCGCAGCACCTGCTGTAGGGCGTGGTTGCCGAGCTTCGTCGAGCGGATCAGATCGACGGCCGACGGCAGGAAGAGGTCCGCCCGCAGGCTCTGGAACTCCAGCCCGCTGAGTACGGAATCGTCGTCCTGCGGCACCGCATGACCCTGGTCGACCAGCGAGAACAGCACGTCGAGCGAGTCGTAGAGATGCGTTCCGTTCTGCGACCGCGGTGTGGTGAGCTCCACGAGGGTCAAGTCGCGCAACCGATCGAGGCTGTAGCCGCGGTCGTACTCGGGTGCACCGACGGGCAGCACGCCGAGCTCGGGCGACGCCTCCGCGTACAGCAGGAAGAGGACCCGGTAGAGGAAGCGCAGCGACTGCCGTGCCAGCATCTGTGCCTGGTCGGCGGGCAGCGGCTCGAGCCCTTGTTCGCGACGTCGCGCCACGACGTCGTTCGCGATGATCTCGATCGACAGGCGCACCCCCTCGCGCAGGTCCTTGGACACGCCCACGGTGTGACGTACCGACTCCTCGAGCGGTCCGGTCCACCAGATCTCGCCGTCGGCGTCCGGTGCCAGCGATGCGGCATCCAGGCAGGTCAGCGCGCGATCGACTTCGCCGCCTCGCTTGTCGTCGTTCCGCTCACAGACGAGCTGAAGATCGACCAGCAGGTAACGGCCTTCGGCCCATCGCTCCCGCTCGGCGATCAACGCCAGACGGCCCGCGAGCACCAAGACGAACTCCGGGTGGTCGGCCGAGGTGAACAGGTGCGACACCGTACGGGCGACCGACTTCAGCGACGTCGAGTCGTCGGGTTCGTAGGCCTCGAGCAGCGTCGTCTTGTCCTTGTTCAGCAGATCCTCGACCGAATCGACGGCGACGGCGTGAACGATCGCCAACGGAGCGTCGCCGGTGAGCCCTGCGGCGTGGATCCGCGATACCGGCCCGACACGGTCGCGGGTCAAGCCGGCGCGGTCGTATCCCAGGATCGACTCGATCGTCCGGTAAAGCTCGGGAAGCCGCTCGTCACGGGGCTGCAGCGTGGCGAACGTGCCGAGAAGCTGAGACCGCCGGGACGTGAAGCGGGTCCGCGTCGTGCCGTGGTCCTTGTCCTGGTCCCACAACTTCCGACGCTCGAGCACCCGCGCCTGGAAGGATTGGTTCTTGGCGTCGGTCGTGAAGTAGTGCTCGCTGATCCACGCCTCACCGACCACGAGTGCGTCGCTGACGGCCATCAGTGATCCTCTCCCACGACGACGAGCAACGGCCGGATGAGTCGCTGCTCGGGCAGCATCTCCTCGATCATGCGGCGCTCGATGGTGACGTCTTCGCGCCGACGACGCAGCGTGTCACGTTGGAACAACGTCTCGGCCTGCGCCTGCCAGGTCTGCAGGCGAGCGCTCCACGCCTTGACGCGCGAACGCGTCTCCTCGGCCGCGGCGTCGGCCATCTGGCCGATGGCGCTCTCGGCCGAGTGCACGGCCGGCCGCACCAGATCGGTCAGCGCCTCCGCGTCGCTCACCGCTCCGGTGTTGACGGTGGCGATCCGCAGCCGGTCCAGCGCGTCGGACATCGACGCCAAGGGCGTCGCGGTCGCGAAGGTGGGGTGGCCGGGGTCCGGGAACTCGACGATGACGAACGACGCGGCCACGACCTGCCCGCGACGGTTGGTCAAGCTGCCGTGGACGAGGACCGACGGGTGATCGACGTGACCACGGACGGCGAAGATCTCGTTGCGGCCGAGCGAACCGAGCGCACGGTCGCTGATCCAATCGAGGACCGGATGCAGCGGGGCGAGATAGCTCGCCTCGGGCCACAGGGACGACGAGTCGTCGGACATCGCGTCGGCCAGCACCGCGCGACCCTTCGACTGCGTGGTCGCCACCACGAAGCGCTCGACGACCTTGCGGTCGCGCAGGTACGACTGCGGCAGTACCTGCAATCTCGCTGCGAGGTCGCGCGGGGGCCGGAGCTCGGCGAGTCCGTGCTCCGGGTGCTGCTTCCACGAGACGCCGTTCGGAGCGTCGTGACCGGGGGTCTGGAACACCTCGTCGAGTGCATCGGCGAGGTAGCTCGACGCGTCCGGGTAGATCGTCGACCGTCGTTCTTCAGCCGGCGGAGCGGAGGCCGTCTGCGCGGACTGCGCGCTCAACAGTCGGGCGAAGAGATCCTCGATACCGTCACCGGCGCCGATCTCGTCGATCGACCTGACCTCGTCGTCGAGGTCGCGCTCGCGTGCGAGCACCTGGCGGATCGTCTCCTCCTCGGCCGCCTCGCTGTACTTGCCCATCAGCGATGCGGCGTCGCCCAGCGCCCGGTGCGCCTCGTGCTCCTTCTCCATCAGCTTCTTCAGGATCCGCACGTCCCCGGCGAAGTTCTCGCTGTCCGGGTCGAGCAGCAGCGTCGTGATCTGCGGACGGTGGCGCTGCCCGTACCGGTCGATACGACCGTTGCGCTGCTCGATCCGGATCAGGCTCCAGGGGATGTCGAAGTGGATCAGGTGGTGGCACTGCAGATGCAGGTTCACGCCTTCGGACGCCACGTCCCCGGTCACCAGGACGCGGATCGCCGACGACTCCTGCTTGAACGACTCGACGACCTCCTGCTGACTCTCGTCGCTGAGCCCGCCGTGCAGAACGACGACCTCGTCGGCCTTCATCCTCAGGTCGGTCGTCAGTCGGCGTTGGAGCCACTCCAGCGTGGCGACACGCTCGGCGAAGACCACAGCGCGCGTCGTCTTGCCGCGGCCGACCCCGATCTCCTTGAGATGGCGCACGAGCTCCTCGTACTTCGACGACGGCTCGACGTCCGCACGATCGGCGAGATCCGCCAAGCGCTGCAGCGCTTCGATCTCGCGGGCGGTGTCGCGAGTCGGCTCCCCCAAGCGCGCGATGCGATCGCGCACCGTGGCCTTCAGCGCGGCGGGCGACGACAGGAACGCCTTGGCTAGGGTCCACGGGAAGAGCTTCGCGTTCTTGCCCGAGTAGGGGTTCGACCCCGACTTCGGGTGAAGCCAAACCTCGTCCAACTCGACGGCGATCTCGTTCTCGATCGGCGATGCGGGGACGAGCACGTTGCGCGGCTCCATCCGTTCGGCCCACATGTCGCCGACGACGTTGGCAACCTCCGGGCTGTGCCGATGACGACGGATCACCAGACGGGCGACTTCGTCCTCGACGAGCTCGCCGTCGGGCGTCACCGCACTCGGCTCGAGCATGCGAACGAGCTCGGCGAAGGACTCGGCCTTGCCGTTGTGGGGCGTCGCCGACGCCAGGATCAGAGCGTCGCATTTGCGGGCGAGCAGACGCGCGAGGCGGTTGTTCTGCGCACTCGAGTTCGTCACGTTGTGCGACTCGTCGATGACGACCGCGTCCCACTGCTGCTTCTCCAGGTGCGCCAGGTAACGGTCGCTCTTGAGCGTGTCGATCGACACGATGACGCGCTTGTAGAACGCGAAGGGATTGCGGTTGGCGGGGAGCTTCTGGCGGATCCGCTGGATGCCGACGGAGTCGAGGCGCACGAATGGCAGCGCGAAGCGCGTCCACATCTCGTATTGCATCTGCTCGAGCACGTGTTTGGGCGTGACGATCAGGATCCGCTCGCCGCGGCCGCGGCGCGCGAGCTCGCTGAGGATCATGCCGATCTCGAGCGTCTTGCCCAGGCCCACCGCATCGGCGAGCAGGATTCGAGGTCGGATCTTTTCCGGGTCCAGCGCCTTCCTCACGGCGGCGAGCTGATAGTCGAGGGTGTCGGCGAGGCCTTCGGTCGACACCGTCAGCGCAGGTTCGGTCAACGGGACCGACGACCGGCGCATCGTGGCCTCGAGCCACAACCGAGCGCGCCGGTACTCCGGAGAATCGTCGGCGACCACACGCGCGTTCGCCGGGTCCAGGATCTCGATCGACTCCTGAGCGATGCCGGTCGCGAACACCGCCTCGGTCTCGCGCACCAGCTCGCTCAGGCCCTGAACGTGGATGAACGATCCGTCGTTCGTCGGCTCGACCTGGGTGACCAGCCATTCCTCGTCGCGCACCAGCACGACCGAACCCGGCGCGATCGTCGGGGTGCCCTCGTCTGTGACGGTCATCACGCAACGCCTGAAATCGTCGGAACCGTCTTCATGGTGCCGTTTCTATCATCGCCACCGAATCGCGAAAGACCCGCGGGCCGACGAGCGATCGCCTCATCCGCCTCCCCCGTCCCTGCCCGAAAAGAAGCCTCCCTCGTACCCGGACTCGGGCGTCCCGACCAACAGCGCCCGATCCAGGTACGTGTTGGCGAGCTCGCAACTTGTTTCGGGTACGAGGAGACACGCGTGGCACGCGGCCAGGTTCAGCGCGTCCTTACCCGACTCGGTCGACTCGATACACACGGGGTCCGTCGAGCACCACGAAGCGCGCGCGATACCCGACCTCACCACGTTCCAGAGTCGCTCGCCGTCGGCCTGGGCGGACAGGCCGCCGAGGCTTCCGGCGGAGTCGGCGGAGGCGGTGTAGATCAAGATCCCCGCCTGGTCGTCGTTCGTGTAGAGCCGCTCGCGCAGGGACGCCGCCGGGTACCCCGCGTCGAGCGCCAGCTCCTGGATCAGGACATGCGCCAGCGTGTGCAGGAGCACCCGCTTGGCCGACGCCTCAACAGCCGGCGTTCCCGTTTCTGCGGCCTTGAGGTTCAGCGCGTTCTGAAGCACCCCGACACGCTCGACGACGAAGTCGGACTCGGCCCACTGCGCGATCTCGTCCTCGTCGAAGTTCATGAAGACGCCCTCGCCGTGCACCTCGACGGCCGGCAGCCAGTTGGTCCGGTGGAGCGCCAAGGGCGCAACCGCCGAGACCGCTCCCGAGCCCTCGCCGTCGCTCGGCGCCACCCGCGAGAAGCCGTGCAGCGCTCGCACCTCGCGGAGCCGGCTGACCTGGCAGACACGTTCGAAGACGCCCCGGGCGTCCTCGGGCACGTCGGTCACGGGTAGCGACACGAACTGCTGGTGGGACGACGACTCGGGGAACCCGTCGTAGAGCGCCTTGAACTCGTCGTCGCGCAGATCCTGCTCGGTGATCTTCTCGTCTCCGAGCAGGCCCTTACGTTGAAGGACGGCCGCGACCAGATCATCCATGCCGGGTCCAGGAGGCGTCGGTTGAGCGAGCCCCACTAGAGCGGGTCGGAGGTCCTCGACCGGAATGCGCTCCAGGATCGGCCAGTACTTCCCGATGAGCTTGTGCACCTTGTCCGACCACGGCGGAATCGAGATCGCCGAACGGACCGCCGGGAACCAGACGCTCGACGAACCGCGCTGCATCGTGCGTGGCACCTCCGAGCAGGTCTCGGATTCGGACCCGTTCAGCCACGGACGGCGTCCCGTGCACTTCGTCAGCCCGAGGAGCGCCTTCCGCCCGAAAGACCCGGCCATCGTGCGCGACTTCACCCCACAGCTGCACGAGATCACGATGTCACTGAGCGACGAACTCTCGCCGCGGGTCCTCAGGCTGAGCCGATGCTTCTTGCTCACATCGAAATCGCCCTGGTGCAACCAGCGTGAGTAGGGGAACTCGTCGATGTGCCCGTTTACGCAGCTCACCACGAAACGCGAGGGGGTGAGCTGGCGGGAACAGTCCTCACAGACGTTCGCATCCCACGAGCAGAACGTGTTGTGGAAGTCCAGACGTCGACAGCTCGGGCAGTAGTGCATCTCCGGAAACCGGATGACCGGAACGTCACGGCTCTTGTACGAGCCGGACGGCGGGAGCTTGAAGGTCTGAACGCCCAGCGAGCGCGCGAGACGCGGCTCCGGGATCTCCTTGCAAAGGTCCTCTTTCCAGTCGTCGAGCCCCAGGATCATGAAGCTCTCGTCCCGCGCAGGGAAGAGTGCACCCACCCCGTAAGTCGACACCAACTGCGTGCGCCGGGACTCGGCCACGTTGTTAGCCACGGTTCGCCTTCTTCCGCTTGGAGGGCACGAGGTAGAGGAAGGACGTCGCGTCGACGTCCCGGAGGCTGGTCATCGTCGGCCAGGGGGGTTCGTCGACCGGGTAATCGAACTGGTCGTCGTCGACCACCACGCTCGCGTCCTTGAGGAGCGCGTGGGTGAAGTCCTGGCGCCACCCCGGATAACGGGTGATCTCTCCGGCCCCGGCGGCGTCGACCCACGAGCCGATGAGCTCGTCCAACTGCGTTTCCAATGCCTCGGCTTCCTCCGGGGCGATGCGGCGAGCACGCTCCAGAACGATCCTCTTGACCTTGGCGATGTCCTCGGTCCACGAGGCGATGTTGCCTGCCGCCTTGTCCTCCCCCGCGCCCGGGACGATCTGACGTACGAGCGAGACGAGCATGCCGTGCAGGCCTCG
Above is a window of Aeromicrobium senzhongii DNA encoding:
- a CDS encoding class I SAM-dependent DNA methyltransferase, translating into MAVSDALVVGEAWISEHYFTTDAKNQSFQARVLERRKLWDQDKDHGTTRTRFTSRRSQLLGTFATLQPRDERLPELYRTIESILGYDRAGLTRDRVGPVSRIHAAGLTGDAPLAIVHAVAVDSVEDLLNKDKTTLLEAYEPDDSTSLKSVARTVSHLFTSADHPEFVLVLAGRLALIAERERWAEGRYLLVDLQLVCERNDDKRGGEVDRALTCLDAASLAPDADGEIWWTGPLEESVRHTVGVSKDLREGVRLSIEIIANDVVARRREQGLEPLPADQAQMLARQSLRFLYRVLFLLYAEASPELGVLPVGAPEYDRGYSLDRLRDLTLVELTTPRSQNGTHLYDSLDVLFSLVDQGHAVPQDDDSVLSGLEFQSLRADLFLPSAVDLIRSTKLGNHALQQVLRHLLLSKESKGRDRGFISYAELGINQLGAVYEGLMSYTGFFAETDLYEVAKGGDASKGSWVVPVHRADDIAAADFVMTTDEYTGETKRVLHRAGTFVYRLAGRERQQSASYYTPEVLTRFTVSQALEELLDQGGHRTTAEEILGLTVCEPALGSGAFAIEAVRQLAEHYLTRRQEELGERIDPDDYPRELQRVKAYIALHNVYGVDLNSTAVELAEISLWLDTMVEGLEAPWFGLHLRRGNSLIGARRAVYSVGQVEKKTWLKDVPRDVSFSDITSGSVHHFLLPAEGWGSAVEAKEAKSLTPDALAELKAWRKSVFRKPTKKEVTALLDVARRVETLWEIALERLRIAEREVRRSIDVWGWEAEATTGAVTREEIERKLADADGAYRRLRRVMDAWNALWFWPLTDELTTVELAGELRRVDPPTFDQWLDALVAIVGTTPPSSARGKRAPGEGQLGLETGGDWSSLGQVEELDLDFAQARPIEKVLADHPWLVVCERIAEQHGFFHWELDFAPVFHGGGFDLQVGNPPWVRPRSDVDALLAEGDPWWQLAVKPTQAQVSEKREQTLALPGIEQLVVNGTTDVACTAAFVGSPLEYPHLKGLQPDLYRCFMEQTWRHQSGIGTIALIHPETHFTDEKAGLLREPTYLRLRRHWHFLNEQMLFEIDDKAFFGVHVYGTLKDKPGFELATYIYHPDVVTRSYAHDGSGEEPGLKDPEGNWDLRPHADRIITVTDDVLATWHAVLENDDVPVRRSRMVYAVNRSTAEVLAKLASAPRLGELGLEFSAGWHEKNDRTKGFFDSEWGRPDSWDDVILQGPHLFVNTPMYKSPNRTMLHNQDWSATDFETLPADAIPITSYKPRGDRARYDASYTHWGDDARDPARAHYRLAWRKMAANTGERTLISAIIPPGSAHIDGVYSFRVPDSSVRTLLGIAAKLSSLVLDFAVRVAPKSNIRAGVIGRLPFVSTHPLLDCLTLRAARMTCVANAWEPLWVGAWNEGWITDAWAGGFEYEGRPPLAYGRNWTTSAPLRLASDRRQAQVEIDAIVALMLGLTADELCTIYRTQFSVLYGYDRNTYFYDRNGRLVPNSVLTVWRKKGDAINEEERTATNQAGNTYTYELPFATLDREADMRQAYAHFEKILQERS
- a CDS encoding helicase-related protein, with product MTVTDEGTPTIAPGSVVLVRDEEWLVTQVEPTNDGSFIHVQGLSELVRETEAVFATGIAQESIEILDPANARVVADDSPEYRRARLWLEATMRRSSVPLTEPALTVSTEGLADTLDYQLAAVRKALDPEKIRPRILLADAVGLGKTLEIGMILSELARRGRGERILIVTPKHVLEQMQYEMWTRFALPFVRLDSVGIQRIRQKLPANRNPFAFYKRVIVSIDTLKSDRYLAHLEKQQWDAVVIDESHNVTNSSAQNNRLARLLARKCDALILASATPHNGKAESFAELVRMLEPSAVTPDGELVEDEVARLVIRRHRHSPEVANVVGDMWAERMEPRNVLVPASPIENEIAVELDEVWLHPKSGSNPYSGKNAKLFPWTLAKAFLSSPAALKATVRDRIARLGEPTRDTAREIEALQRLADLADRADVEPSSKYEELVRHLKEIGVGRGKTTRAVVFAERVATLEWLQRRLTTDLRMKADEVVVLHGGLSDESQQEVVESFKQESSAIRVLVTGDVASEGVNLHLQCHHLIHFDIPWSLIRIEQRNGRIDRYGQRHRPQITTLLLDPDSENFAGDVRILKKLMEKEHEAHRALGDAASLMGKYSEAAEEETIRQVLARERDLDDEVRSIDEIGAGDGIEDLFARLLSAQSAQTASAPPAEERRSTIYPDASSYLADALDEVFQTPGHDAPNGVSWKQHPEHGLAELRPPRDLAARLQVLPQSYLRDRKVVERFVVATTQSKGRAVLADAMSDDSSSLWPEASYLAPLHPVLDWISDRALGSLGRNEIFAVRGHVDHPSVLVHGSLTNRRGQVVAASFVIVEFPDPGHPTFATATPLASMSDALDRLRIATVNTGAVSDAEALTDLVRPAVHSAESAIGQMADAAAEETRSRVKAWSARLQTWQAQAETLFQRDTLRRRREDVTIERRMIEEMLPEQRLIRPLLVVVGEDH
- the drmB gene encoding DUF1998 domain-containing protein — translated: MANNVAESRRTQLVSTYGVGALFPARDESFMILGLDDWKEDLCKEIPEPRLARSLGVQTFKLPPSGSYKSRDVPVIRFPEMHYCPSCRRLDFHNTFCSWDANVCEDCSRQLTPSRFVVSCVNGHIDEFPYSRWLHQGDFDVSKKHRLSLRTRGESSSLSDIVISCSCGVKSRTMAGSFGRKALLGLTKCTGRRPWLNGSESETCSEVPRTMQRGSSSVWFPAVRSAISIPPWSDKVHKLIGKYWPILERIPVEDLRPALVGLAQPTPPGPGMDDLVAAVLQRKGLLGDEKITEQDLRDDEFKALYDGFPESSSHQQFVSLPVTDVPEDARGVFERVCQVSRLREVRALHGFSRVAPSDGEGSGAVSAVAPLALHRTNWLPAVEVHGEGVFMNFDEDEIAQWAESDFVVERVGVLQNALNLKAAETGTPAVEASAKRVLLHTLAHVLIQELALDAGYPAASLRERLYTNDDQAGILIYTASADSAGSLGGLSAQADGERLWNVVRSGIARASWCSTDPVCIESTESGKDALNLAACHACLLVPETSCELANTYLDRALLVGTPESGYEGGFFSGRDGGGG